A genome region from Leptospira langatensis includes the following:
- a CDS encoding alpha/beta hydrolase family protein translates to MIYILKTLRFINMNKVHILILRDGKMELLRIRKSLSFKKQVYSGALQVFCLLALALTAFENCKGVKQGRFFNDQAYHFQTLRVFNDIRSDGADTGEILETISHIEEGNAGSWFDAWEKTGDRIFQKAEGIIDPISRGQAYLRAHNYFRTAEFFLDPEDPKRPEAFDKQVRAFLLGLDSLSIKYERIHVPYGKYYLNAIYYPGPKGSDNKPLIVMVNGFDGTMEELYFDLVKSANERGFNVLTYEGPGQGSIIRNQNLPFNPEWEKPNTAVLDTFLTNHAKPGKMVLVGVSLGGYLASRTAAFEKRFDGLVAYDVMYDFGKVAENATPGIALWLEKHEFYGLIEILVKIKSSFSPTFSWGIKNGRWTLGTKTTNETLSAMRKFSLSDVADKIDQDVLIFAGAEDHFIPISQVDDFKKSLTNARSVKVITYDRESGGAEHCQLGAPTLWQADFFDWMKKFEEK, encoded by the coding sequence TTGATTTACATTCTTAAAACGCTGCGTTTCATAAATATGAACAAAGTTCATATTTTAATATTGAGGGATGGGAAAATGGAACTTCTAAGGATACGGAAGAGCCTTTCATTTAAGAAACAGGTTTATAGCGGAGCATTACAAGTATTCTGTTTGCTGGCACTGGCCCTGACGGCTTTCGAAAATTGTAAGGGCGTAAAACAAGGAAGATTCTTCAATGATCAGGCGTATCATTTCCAAACTCTGAGAGTCTTTAACGATATAAGAAGCGATGGTGCTGATACGGGAGAGATCCTAGAGACAATCAGCCATATTGAAGAAGGCAATGCAGGCAGTTGGTTTGACGCTTGGGAGAAGACCGGGGACCGGATCTTCCAAAAGGCGGAAGGTATCATCGATCCAATAAGTCGAGGTCAGGCTTACCTGAGAGCGCATAACTACTTTAGAACCGCCGAATTTTTCCTTGATCCGGAAGACCCTAAGAGACCAGAGGCTTTTGATAAACAGGTCAGAGCGTTTCTTTTAGGGTTAGATTCACTTTCCATAAAATACGAAAGGATCCACGTGCCGTACGGGAAATATTATCTGAATGCGATCTATTACCCGGGTCCCAAAGGTTCAGACAATAAACCTCTTATTGTTATGGTGAATGGCTTCGACGGAACGATGGAAGAATTGTATTTCGATCTGGTAAAGAGTGCGAACGAGCGAGGCTTCAATGTGCTTACTTATGAAGGGCCTGGTCAAGGTTCTATCATACGAAATCAAAACTTACCATTTAATCCTGAATGGGAAAAACCGAATACCGCGGTCTTAGATACTTTTCTAACCAATCACGCAAAGCCTGGTAAGATGGTCCTGGTTGGAGTCAGCTTGGGAGGGTATCTTGCGTCAAGAACGGCGGCCTTTGAAAAGCGTTTCGACGGGTTGGTGGCTTATGACGTTATGTATGATTTTGGAAAAGTGGCGGAGAATGCAACTCCGGGAATAGCGCTATGGCTGGAAAAGCATGAGTTTTACGGTTTAATAGAAATTCTAGTAAAGATTAAATCTTCTTTCTCTCCCACATTTTCTTGGGGGATCAAGAACGGCAGATGGACTTTAGGAACAAAAACGACGAATGAAACTCTTTCAGCCATGAGGAAGTTTAGCTTAAGTGATGTTGCAGACAAAATAGACCAAGATGTTTTGATTTTTGCCGGTGCTGAAGATCATTTTATTCCCATATCACAAGTAGACGACTTTAAGAAAAGTTTAACAAATGCAAGGAGTGTTAAAGTAATCACCTATGATCGAGAATCAGGAGGTGCGGAACACTGTCAACTTGGAGCTCCTACTTTATGGCAGGCCGACTTTTTCGATTGGATGAAGAAGTTTGAAGAGAAATGA
- a CDS encoding TetR/AcrR family transcriptional regulator, with the protein MANKRKSVRNPVQDRSIASKERIISAAYQLVKKKGYANTGIRDIASLAEVSVGTFYMYYKDKNAIGFEVLRKYGEEFYGKLASEITSHLPKKVNLTQIIFEILVRMKKVALENTKLHKEFIILSLSDRSFAAVLKLAEQERIQAELPKIMEYFGDQIIPRSKPAAIYLAQRVMDDITTYMVLQGFSVSDDEILKETALMISSYLERKE; encoded by the coding sequence ATGGCCAATAAAAGGAAGAGTGTTAGAAATCCTGTCCAAGACCGTTCCATTGCCAGCAAGGAACGGATTATATCGGCAGCCTATCAACTCGTAAAAAAAAAGGGATATGCAAATACGGGAATTAGAGACATCGCAAGCCTTGCCGAAGTATCGGTGGGTACATTCTATATGTACTATAAAGATAAGAATGCGATCGGCTTCGAAGTATTGCGAAAATATGGAGAGGAATTCTACGGCAAGCTTGCTTCGGAAATTACCTCGCATCTTCCCAAAAAAGTGAATCTCACTCAGATCATTTTCGAGATATTGGTACGGATGAAAAAGGTAGCTTTAGAAAATACGAAGCTTCATAAAGAATTTATAATTTTATCTCTCAGCGACCGATCATTTGCAGCGGTTCTTAAACTGGCAGAACAAGAGCGCATACAAGCTGAATTACCGAAAATCATGGAGTATTTCGGGGATCAGATCATTCCCCGATCGAAACCTGCGGCAATATACTTAGCCCAACGCGTAATGGATGATATCACAACCTATATGGTCTTACAAGGCTTCTCCGTTTCCGATGATGAGATCTTGAAAGAAACGGCATTAATGATCTCTAGCTACCTTGAGAGAAAGGAATAG
- a CDS encoding AraC family transcriptional regulator, with translation MEEILREISELANHASTQPTETELPGVWIIKGEVPQHQLSAVYEPMIGFIVQGGKTISIGDQTLKMKSPSYFLIPMEMPAAGRVEQGKNGLPYLSVALYLNQESLLQLIRDVPDDHWEKKVNGEFIGCEANQEFAEAWLRMLRLLNTPEHIPALFPAYEREILYHTLLGPQGWRLRQLCFANGKAPRIHQSIRWIRENFKKPFDIKRIAGKSGLAVTTFHRQFKEITGISPIQFQKQLRLLEARKLLVYSGFSVLEAAYEVGYESPSQFNREYSRFFGESPARDASRLRKLG, from the coding sequence ATGGAAGAGATCTTAAGAGAGATTTCCGAACTTGCTAACCACGCAAGCACTCAACCTACGGAAACGGAGCTACCCGGAGTATGGATCATTAAAGGTGAAGTTCCTCAACACCAACTCTCCGCAGTATACGAACCTATGATAGGTTTCATTGTTCAAGGGGGAAAAACGATCTCGATCGGAGATCAGACCTTGAAAATGAAGTCTCCATCCTATTTTCTCATTCCTATGGAAATGCCGGCAGCAGGCAGAGTGGAGCAGGGGAAGAATGGTCTTCCATATCTATCCGTTGCTTTATATCTGAACCAAGAGTCCCTTCTACAATTGATTCGTGACGTTCCCGATGATCATTGGGAAAAGAAGGTTAACGGAGAGTTTATAGGTTGCGAGGCTAACCAGGAATTTGCGGAAGCCTGGCTTCGTATGTTACGGCTTTTGAATACTCCCGAACATATCCCTGCGCTTTTCCCTGCCTACGAAAGGGAAATCCTTTATCACACTCTTCTTGGACCTCAGGGTTGGAGACTAAGGCAACTCTGTTTTGCGAATGGAAAGGCTCCGCGCATCCACCAAAGTATTCGTTGGATCCGAGAGAATTTCAAGAAGCCTTTCGATATCAAACGGATCGCAGGAAAATCAGGGCTCGCAGTCACAACCTTTCACAGACAATTCAAGGAGATTACCGGCATAAGTCCTATTCAGTTCCAAAAACAACTTCGGTTGTTAGAAGCAAGGAAACTCCTGGTCTACAGTGGATTTTCCGTCTTAGAGGCTGCGTATGAAGTCGGTTACGAAAGTCCCTCTCAATTCAATCGGGAATATTCCAGGTTTTTCGGAGAGTCCCCTGCTCGGGATGCTTCCAGGCTACGGAAATTAGGATAA
- a CDS encoding SDR family NAD(P)-dependent oxidoreductase, which yields MKVAIVTGGSNGIGKSTALILSKRGIGVILTYLSDKKGAEAVVREIEEEGKARAVALHLDLSKKSTFPSFTESVRKVLKEIWKRETFDYLVNNGGVGGGMPFAEMSEEYFDQILNTNFKGPFFLTQYLIGLLEDGGRIVNTSSSSSRGSFPGYSAYGASKAAFTSWTRYLAKELSPRRIRVNAVSPGPVHTNLGGGTFDKHPEFIQPLADQTALGRIGSPQDIGNVIAQLLSDDMGWITAQDIEVSGGFLL from the coding sequence ATGAAAGTAGCGATAGTCACAGGCGGCAGCAATGGGATCGGCAAAAGCACAGCCCTCATTCTCAGCAAACGAGGGATAGGTGTAATCCTAACATATCTTTCTGACAAAAAGGGAGCAGAAGCAGTGGTTCGGGAAATCGAAGAGGAAGGTAAAGCGAGAGCGGTAGCCCTTCACTTGGACTTAAGTAAAAAATCCACCTTCCCAAGCTTTACTGAATCGGTGAGGAAAGTCCTGAAAGAGATCTGGAAGAGAGAGACTTTCGACTACCTTGTAAATAACGGAGGTGTCGGAGGGGGAATGCCGTTTGCGGAAATGAGTGAAGAATATTTCGATCAGATCCTGAATACGAACTTTAAGGGACCTTTTTTCTTAACACAATATTTAATCGGCTTATTGGAAGACGGAGGAAGGATCGTAAACACATCCAGTTCCTCTAGTAGAGGTTCGTTTCCGGGATACTCTGCTTACGGCGCTTCCAAGGCAGCGTTTACTTCTTGGACACGTTACTTAGCAAAGGAACTCTCTCCGAGAAGGATCCGAGTCAATGCGGTCTCCCCAGGTCCGGTTCACACGAATTTGGGCGGCGGAACCTTCGACAAACATCCGGAGTTCATTCAACCTCTCGCGGATCAGACCGCTCTCGGACGGATCGGCAGCCCGCAAGACATAGGAAATGTGATTGCGCAACTGCTTTCGGATGATATGGGCTGGATCACCGCGCAGGATATAGAAGTATCCGGGGGATTCCTACTTTAA
- a CDS encoding SAM-dependent methyltransferase, with amino-acid sequence MPKSTYTILESNARLSESKIWEYQRTYFEQRGHGAWLEGEVPFYSTSNSFIAGRYAELLLSIFEDKGHKKQKFKIIEIGGGTGKFAHLTLCALEQICPELLAEKNIQYILTDLTSTNVGEYAKHSSLQKWIEAEILSLAICDIEKDENIRLTNGSILQNESDFLHIFIANYVFDGVPQDLFEIENQGLREVRITTVHQESIWNELDAYNLGRIQIRLDERIQNDEPYSDPSWNKILREYQEQINNLFLSFPTTAIRCLDRFSTIFTDSIFFICDKGTPKIEDLTLSAAQTPVEHGSISMPVNFHCLGLWARDKSWMVLEDIEERDFLRLNIYTPIGSKLSFLPKEYARSQRNFSIDDFIHLRRSWEKLNEDIPLQETIACLKVCNWDTKVFLMFYDKILPQFDSSQISSVQTEILSEGMRILRKKNFFDTEEDLSFCIGILFARLGKLSEAISCFRESIAHYGENPYTQFNLAVCLFDSEHKEEAFEILREVRSKHPDLPIPFPLPKEMDFETFSNEQVIQGK; translated from the coding sequence GTGCCCAAAAGTACATATACCATTCTGGAAAGTAACGCCAGGCTATCGGAATCCAAAATATGGGAATATCAAAGAACATATTTTGAGCAAAGAGGGCACGGAGCTTGGCTAGAAGGCGAAGTCCCTTTTTATAGCACTTCAAATTCGTTTATCGCGGGTCGTTATGCGGAATTATTGCTCTCTATATTCGAGGACAAAGGGCATAAGAAACAGAAATTTAAAATAATAGAGATAGGGGGCGGAACCGGCAAATTTGCCCATCTAACCTTGTGTGCGCTGGAGCAGATCTGTCCTGAACTGCTAGCTGAAAAGAATATTCAATATATATTAACCGATCTTACTTCTACTAATGTGGGGGAATATGCGAAGCACTCTTCTCTCCAAAAATGGATCGAAGCTGAAATTTTAAGCTTAGCTATTTGTGACATAGAAAAAGACGAGAATATCAGACTAACAAACGGATCCATTCTACAAAATGAATCGGATTTTCTGCATATATTTATCGCCAACTATGTGTTTGATGGAGTTCCTCAGGACCTTTTCGAGATCGAGAATCAGGGTTTGAGAGAAGTCCGCATCACAACCGTTCATCAGGAATCCATTTGGAACGAGTTAGACGCTTACAACCTGGGAAGAATACAGATCCGATTGGATGAAAGGATCCAAAACGATGAACCATATTCCGATCCGAGTTGGAACAAGATCTTAAGAGAGTATCAAGAACAAATAAATAACCTGTTCCTTTCTTTTCCCACCACCGCAATACGTTGCTTGGATAGATTTTCCACTATATTCACTGATAGTATATTCTTTATTTGCGATAAAGGAACTCCCAAAATCGAAGATCTAACCTTGAGCGCCGCCCAAACGCCTGTCGAACATGGAAGCATTTCCATGCCGGTGAACTTCCACTGTTTAGGCCTTTGGGCAAGAGACAAATCGTGGATGGTTTTGGAGGATATTGAAGAAAGAGACTTTCTACGGCTTAATATATACACTCCTATTGGAAGCAAGTTATCCTTTCTGCCGAAAGAATACGCGAGATCCCAGCGTAACTTCTCTATAGATGATTTTATTCATCTCAGAAGAAGTTGGGAAAAATTGAACGAAGATATACCTCTTCAGGAAACGATTGCCTGCCTGAAAGTATGCAATTGGGATACTAAAGTCTTTCTGATGTTTTACGATAAAATCCTGCCTCAGTTCGATTCCTCACAGATTTCTTCCGTGCAGACCGAAATTCTCTCAGAAGGAATGCGAATTTTACGAAAGAAAAATTTCTTCGACACGGAAGAGGATCTATCTTTCTGCATCGGTATTTTGTTTGCTCGTTTAGGAAAATTATCTGAAGCGATCTCTTGTTTTCGGGAATCTATTGCCCACTACGGTGAAAATCCGTACACGCAATTTAATCTAGCGGTTTGTTTGTTCGATTCGGAACATAAAGAAGAAGCTTTCGAAATTTTACGAGAAGTTCGATCCAAACATCCAGATCTTCCCATTCCATTTCCATTACCTAAAGAAATGGATTTTGAAACATTCTCAAACGAACAAGTTATTCAGGGAAAATAA